A single Candidatus Brocadiia bacterium DNA region contains:
- a CDS encoding ABC transporter ATP-binding protein — translation MFRNLKIFIEYLRKYRKQFWIGTIALFIVDLLDVTPPLIIKYGIDHLGDNDRDKKLLYAVAAYILVVLIQAFFRYWMRIGFYGMSLLVGLDLRNKLFAHIQKLSVSFFNTTKTGDIMSRATNDIEAVRGFFQHGIFILIDNILYFTYVPIILLYLSPRLTLYAVLPLLYLPFFANRMGNLIHRRFKDIQEVLSEISAKASENFSGIRVVKSFTQEENEISGFRNVNVKSYNKNLWLAKLDSFFGPFLGFSVGVDVFVVILFGGLLVISGDIKTGTLVAFYMYLRQIAWPMMGMGMVMSNFQRATASMDRLQEIFQTKPEIVEAAQPVTAFIERGEIEFKNIQFSYPHSLDRYSGKESARTRTPALTDINLKIPAGSTVLVMGPIGSGKSTLANLLVRFFDPSGGDIFIDGVNIRNYSLGRLRGSIGFVPQDIFLFADTIKENVLFGVNIGAANEQSSDVQVYTGLVQMNEVIEKLPEKYNSLLGERGVNLSGGQKQRLTLSRAIAKKPSILILDDCFSSVDFETEQAILNSLKAVLKNRTTLIISHRLAAVKLAQFIVFMEDGRVVEKGTHQELMTKKGHYARFYEYQKLKESLEGE, via the coding sequence ATGTTTCGCAATCTTAAGATATTTATAGAGTACCTCCGGAAATACAGGAAGCAGTTCTGGATAGGGACTATTGCCTTATTTATAGTTGACTTGTTGGATGTCACTCCGCCTTTAATTATTAAATATGGCATTGATCATCTGGGCGATAATGACAGGGATAAGAAGCTGTTATATGCGGTGGCGGCGTATATCCTGGTGGTACTGATCCAGGCGTTTTTTCGCTATTGGATGCGGATAGGCTTTTACGGAATGTCGCTTTTGGTCGGGCTTGACCTTCGGAACAAGTTGTTTGCACACATCCAGAAACTGTCAGTCAGCTTTTTCAATACCACTAAGACCGGGGATATTATGTCCCGGGCCACTAATGATATTGAAGCTGTCCGAGGATTTTTTCAGCATGGGATTTTTATTCTCATTGATAATATTCTTTATTTTACTTATGTGCCGATTATATTGCTTTACCTTTCCCCGCGCTTGACTTTATATGCGGTTTTGCCACTTTTGTACCTGCCATTCTTTGCTAACCGGATGGGTAACTTGATACATAGGAGATTCAAGGATATCCAAGAGGTGCTTTCCGAGATATCGGCCAAGGCCAGCGAGAATTTCTCTGGTATCAGGGTGGTTAAATCATTTACTCAGGAAGAAAATGAGATAAGCGGATTTCGCAACGTTAATGTCAAGTCTTATAATAAAAACCTGTGGTTGGCTAAGCTCGATTCTTTTTTTGGGCCTTTCTTGGGGTTCTCGGTTGGGGTAGATGTTTTTGTGGTCATATTATTCGGCGGGTTGCTGGTCATCAGCGGAGATATTAAAACAGGTACTCTGGTGGCATTTTATATGTATTTGCGCCAGATTGCCTGGCCGATGATGGGTATGGGTATGGTTATGTCCAATTTCCAGCGGGCGACCGCCTCGATGGACCGGCTTCAGGAAATATTCCAGACCAAGCCGGAAATAGTGGAAGCGGCCCAGCCGGTAACCGCTTTTATAGAACGTGGCGAGATAGAGTTCAAGAACATCCAGTTTTCTTACCCGCATTCCCTGGACAGGTATTCCGGAAAGGAATCGGCCCGGACTCGAACGCCGGCCTTAACAGATATTAATCTTAAGATACCGGCCGGTTCAACCGTCTTGGTGATGGGTCCGATTGGTTCGGGCAAATCCACCCTGGCAAATCTACTGGTCAGGTTCTTTGACCCGTCCGGTGGTGATATATTTATTGACGGTGTTAATATCAGGAATTATTCCCTGGGTCGGCTTCGCGGCTCCATCGGTTTTGTGCCGCAGGATATTTTCTTGTTTGCGGATACGATAAAGGAAAATGTTCTTTTCGGGGTTAATATTGGAGCGGCTAATGAACAATCATCGGATGTTCAGGTTTATACCGGTTTGGTTCAAATGAACGAGGTTATAGAGAAACTGCCTGAGAAATATAATTCGCTTTTAGGTGAGCGGGGCGTGAACTTGTCAGGAGGTCAAAAACAGCGCCTGACTCTGTCCCGGGCGATTGCCAAAAAACCCAGCATACTTATTCTTGATGACTGTTTTTCCAGCGTAGATTTTGAGACCGAGCAGGCGATATTGAACAGTTTGAAAGCTGTTTTGAAGAACCGGACCACATTGATTATTTCTCATCGCTTGGCGGCTGTAAAATTGGCGCAATTTATTGTTTTTATGGAAGATGGCCGGGTTGTGGAAAAGGGTACGCACCAGGAACTTATGACCAAGAAAGGTCATTATGCCCGGTTCTATGAGTATCAGAAACTGAAAGAATCATTAGAGGGGGAGTAA
- a CDS encoding ABC transporter ATP-binding protein translates to MVDYQHEDEILGKAYDGRLMKRLLRYAFPYKWRLMMGIFLSLILTGIFIAGPLLIATAIDRGISRSDTLFVIMVMLMYLDSLILQMAINYINSYLLISLGQRIMLDLRMEVFTHLQKMSLNFFDHNPVGRLVTRVTSDIVALSDLLSMVIVAVINDIFLICGLTIAMLWINPRLALIPISSIPLALIVLFIFKPRLRNSYRLIRQRLARLNACIQESVAGIRVTQVFNQEERMMNKFKAFNQEHYDANYKAIIYFSVFMPLIAALSGISIGFLFYYGVGEVIRGVIKLGILIAFLDYARHFFSPIQDLTDKYSIFQGAMASAERIFRILDTEEEIKDSVAPKHLTICKGEITFDNVWFSYNNEVDVLKGISFTIKPGESVALVGMSGGGKTTIISLLSRFYDVKKGRILIDGVDIRDIPQSELRRQLGVVLQDVFLFSGNILENIRLNEQSISLDRVKDIAQYVNADKFIEKLPDDYLTKVEERGTTLSSGQRQLLSFARAMVFDPKILILDEATSAVDVETEYYIQEATSKLIKSMTSIIIAHRLSTIQNVNRILVMHKGEIREIGNHQELIAQKGIYYKLYQMQYL, encoded by the coding sequence GTGGTAGATTATCAGCACGAAGATGAAATACTGGGTAAGGCCTATGATGGGCGGCTGATGAAACGTCTTTTACGTTATGCCTTTCCGTATAAATGGCGATTGATGATGGGTATATTCCTTTCCCTGATTTTGACCGGCATTTTTATTGCCGGACCTTTGTTGATTGCCACTGCTATTGATAGGGGAATCAGCCGTTCCGATACGTTGTTTGTGATAATGGTAATGCTGATGTATCTGGACAGCCTGATACTTCAGATGGCCATTAACTATATAAACAGCTATTTGCTCATTTCTCTTGGACAGAGGATAATGTTGGATCTGCGAATGGAAGTGTTTACCCATCTTCAGAAGATGTCGCTTAATTTCTTTGACCATAATCCGGTGGGGCGGCTGGTGACCAGGGTGACCAGCGATATCGTGGCCTTGAGCGATCTGCTCTCAATGGTTATTGTAGCGGTTATCAATGATATTTTTCTTATCTGCGGATTGACGATAGCTATGTTATGGATTAATCCACGTCTGGCATTGATCCCGATATCAAGTATTCCTTTAGCCCTTATAGTCTTGTTTATATTCAAGCCGCGGCTGAGAAATAGCTATCGTTTGATACGCCAGCGGTTGGCTCGTCTTAATGCCTGTATCCAGGAAAGTGTTGCCGGTATCAGGGTTACCCAGGTATTCAACCAGGAAGAGCGGATGATGAATAAATTCAAGGCCTTTAACCAGGAGCACTATGATGCTAATTATAAGGCGATAATCTATTTTTCAGTCTTTATGCCTTTAATAGCCGCGCTTAGCGGAATATCCATTGGTTTCCTTTTTTATTACGGAGTCGGAGAAGTAATACGAGGGGTTATTAAGCTTGGAATCTTGATTGCTTTCCTTGATTACGCCAGGCATTTCTTCAGCCCGATCCAGGACCTGACGGATAAATACAGCATTTTTCAGGGTGCGATGGCATCGGCTGAACGGATATTCCGAATACTTGATACCGAGGAGGAAATTAAAGACTCGGTCGCGCCCAAACATCTGACGATATGTAAAGGGGAGATTACCTTTGATAATGTCTGGTTTTCTTATAACAACGAGGTGGATGTCCTTAAGGGTATATCGTTTACCATTAAACCAGGCGAAAGCGTGGCGTTGGTCGGAATGTCTGGGGGTGGCAAGACTACTATCATCAGCCTGCTAAGCCGGTTTTACGACGTTAAAAAAGGTCGTATTCTAATTGATGGTGTTGATATCAGGGATATACCTCAATCGGAGCTTCGACGTCAACTTGGCGTTGTTTTGCAGGATGTGTTCTTATTTTCCGGAAACATACTGGAAAATATCCGTTTGAACGAGCAATCCATCAGCTTAGATCGGGTAAAAGATATTGCGCAGTATGTTAATGCGGATAAGTTTATAGAGAAGTTGCCGGATGACTATTTAACTAAGGTGGAGGAAAGAGGAACAACGCTCTCGTCCGGGCAGCGGCAGCTTCTCTCTTTTGCCCGGGCCATGGTATTTGATCCGAAGATACTTATATTGGATGAAGCCACTTCGGCTGTGGATGTAGAGACGGAGTATTATATCCAGGAAGCAACCAGTAAACTCATTAAGAGCATGACCTCTATTATCATTGCGCACCGGCTCTCCACCATTCAGAATGTGAACCGGATTTTAGTTATGCACAAAGGTGAAATCAGGGAGATTGGTAATCACCAGGAGCTTATTGCCCAAAAAGGAATTTATTACAAACTTTACCAGATGCAGTATCTCTAA
- a CDS encoding PQQ-binding-like beta-propeller repeat protein: MINCKVLFIVISGIIVLLAPACGSAQSQSYKNPALVEIPIEHLRRLDFYKSKIQETLPLKSILWDAVIDEPIKGMHMRGQVLYIETTRPRLYALSADAGLRQWQFPLKSPLDFAVGLVMNLPEQEVAIRNNIVRLAGELDMEIKNKNRDETKVQTLRKSLDAAKDAYQVLKDQDTVYFTSAGTLYCLNRSNGELLKQKTLSFVPATAPAATTSFVFLGAMEHHWVYQLDAGDFYERNWFKAKAAITGRPAYMHPMLYFVTDDGIVYAYDVESQVQSWSYRTEKSIKAEMLLDTDTIYVGSTDYALYAINRYSGALEWKIETGSPIISRPVIDKQENNEQTLYFRSENNGLYAVSLIKVPAKDSYGNDIMLPSYKIKWKFPQGKEFLIRGHEYCYVIGNDDRTLYALSAEKGEVMLKYSLDLFPIRIGDLEKHIIYLGSKDGYVYAVKEPQ; this comes from the coding sequence GTGATTAATTGTAAAGTATTATTTATCGTCATATCCGGGATAATAGTTCTCCTGGCTCCGGCTTGCGGTTCGGCGCAGTCGCAATCATACAAAAACCCTGCCCTGGTGGAGATTCCTATCGAGCACCTCAGGAGGCTTGATTTCTACAAGAGTAAAATACAGGAAACGCTGCCTCTTAAATCCATTCTCTGGGATGCGGTTATCGACGAGCCGATAAAGGGTATGCATATGCGCGGCCAGGTGCTCTATATCGAAACGACCCGGCCACGTCTTTACGCCCTGAGCGCCGATGCCGGTCTTCGGCAATGGCAATTCCCGCTAAAATCCCCGCTTGATTTCGCGGTTGGGCTGGTTATGAACCTGCCCGAACAGGAAGTCGCCATCCGCAATAATATTGTCAGGCTTGCCGGCGAGCTGGATATGGAAATCAAGAACAAGAACCGCGATGAAACCAAGGTCCAGACGCTTCGCAAGAGTCTTGACGCGGCTAAGGACGCATATCAGGTTCTTAAGGACCAGGATACGGTCTATTTTACCAGCGCCGGTACGCTTTACTGCCTGAACCGCTCCAACGGCGAGCTGCTCAAGCAGAAAACGCTCAGTTTTGTGCCGGCTACCGCGCCGGCGGCTACAACCTCGTTTGTGTTTCTGGGCGCTATGGAACATCATTGGGTCTATCAGCTTGATGCTGGCGACTTCTACGAACGCAACTGGTTCAAGGCCAAGGCCGCCATCACCGGCCGGCCTGCTTATATGCATCCGATGCTTTATTTTGTTACCGATGACGGTATTGTCTACGCCTATGACGTTGAATCCCAGGTTCAGAGCTGGTCTTATCGCACTGAAAAAAGCATCAAGGCCGAAATGCTTTTGGATACCGACACGATTTACGTGGGCAGCACAGATTACGCCCTCTACGCCATAAACCGCTATTCCGGCGCGCTCGAGTGGAAAATAGAAACCGGTTCGCCGATTATATCACGCCCGGTTATCGACAAGCAGGAAAACAACGAACAAACCCTGTATTTCCGCAGCGAGAACAACGGTCTCTACGCCGTATCGTTGATTAAAGTCCCGGCTAAAGACTCCTACGGCAACGATATCATGCTTCCCAGCTACAAGATTAAATGGAAATTCCCGCAGGGCAAAGAATTCCTTATCCGCGGGCATGAATACTGTTATGTCATAGGCAACGATGACCGGACCTTATATGCTCTCAGCGCCGAAAAAGGCGAAGTCATGCTTAAATATTCTCTCGACTTGTTCCCCATCAGGATTGGCGACTTGGAAAAGCACATCATCTATCTGGGCTCAAAAGACGGTTATGTCTACGCCGTCAAAGAACCGCAATAG
- the purD gene encoding phosphoribosylamine--glycine ligase, giving the protein MKILVIGGGGREHALAWKISRSKLVKKLYAAPGNAGIAQIAECVNIKADDVDKLFDFAKKESIDLTVVGPEAPLMNGIVDRFQEAGLKIFGPSKLAAELEGSKVFCKRLLRKHAIPSAAYKVFDNPKDAREYIAQVGMPLVIKADGLAAGKGVVVCLHPEIAEKTIHNIMEEKSFGQAGDSVIIEECLTGRELSVLAVSDGETIAVLEPAQDYKRVFDGDKGPNTGGMGAYSPVPFVTDKIMDTIIAEVLVPTIHAMRKEGRTYQGVLYAGLMLTPKGIKVLEFNVRFGDPETQPLMMRLKSDIVELMLTVAEKRLDKLEPLEWHNDTAACVIMASKGYPGSYDTGLPITGLDKVKTDDTLQIFHAGTALKDNQVITGGGRVLAVTARGKDATAARKKAYDNIGLINFDGAFYRKDIAIPH; this is encoded by the coding sequence ATGAAAATTTTAGTCATCGGAGGCGGCGGGCGCGAACACGCGCTGGCCTGGAAAATAAGCCGGTCTAAGCTGGTTAAGAAGCTTTATGCCGCGCCGGGCAACGCCGGCATTGCCCAGATTGCCGAATGCGTCAATATCAAGGCGGACGACGTGGACAAGCTCTTTGATTTCGCCAAGAAAGAAAGTATCGACTTGACCGTGGTCGGACCGGAGGCGCCGCTGATGAACGGCATCGTGGACCGGTTCCAGGAGGCCGGCCTGAAGATATTCGGGCCTTCAAAACTAGCCGCGGAACTGGAAGGCAGTAAGGTGTTCTGCAAGCGCCTGCTCCGGAAACACGCCATCCCGTCCGCGGCATACAAGGTATTTGATAACCCCAAAGACGCCCGGGAATACATCGCCCAGGTAGGCATGCCGCTGGTCATCAAGGCGGACGGGCTGGCCGCCGGCAAGGGCGTGGTGGTCTGCCTGCATCCGGAGATAGCCGAAAAGACCATCCACAACATAATGGAGGAAAAGTCCTTCGGCCAGGCCGGCGACAGCGTCATCATCGAGGAATGCCTGACCGGGCGGGAGCTGTCGGTGCTGGCCGTCAGCGACGGCGAAACCATCGCCGTGCTGGAACCGGCCCAGGATTACAAGCGGGTGTTTGACGGCGATAAAGGACCGAACACCGGCGGGATGGGCGCGTATTCGCCGGTGCCATTCGTTACCGATAAAATAATGGATACAATCATAGCCGAGGTATTAGTGCCGACCATCCACGCTATGAGAAAAGAAGGCCGGACCTACCAGGGCGTGCTATATGCCGGACTGATGCTTACGCCCAAAGGCATCAAGGTGCTGGAATTCAACGTCCGGTTCGGCGACCCGGAAACCCAGCCGCTGATGATGCGCCTGAAGAGCGATATCGTCGAGCTGATGCTGACCGTGGCCGAAAAGCGGCTGGACAAGCTGGAGCCGCTGGAATGGCATAATGATACGGCGGCCTGCGTGATTATGGCCTCAAAAGGATACCCGGGCAGTTATGACACCGGACTGCCCATAACCGGGCTGGATAAGGTCAAAACAGACGATACGCTCCAAATATTCCACGCCGGAACAGCGCTCAAGGATAATCAGGTAATAACCGGCGGCGGACGGGTGCTGGCCGTAACAGCCCGTGGCAAGGACGCAACCGCGGCCCGGAAAAAGGCCTATGATAACATCGGCCTGATTAACTTTGACGGGGCATTCTACAGGAAAGACATCGCCATCCCCCATTAA
- the arcC gene encoding carbamate kinase, translating into MKKLTVIALGGNALLKDKEKGTIQEHERNAAETCAHFLPLLKGDYQIVITHGNGPQVGNILIQNETAKDLVPQMPLDVCVADSEGSIGYILQQALLNQLRKHDIKRYVVTMITQVVVDSKDPAFSNPTKPIGPFYKKEEAERLKADKKWVMSEDSGRGWRRMVPSPQPTRIIQQQMIKELVKEGHIVVAVGGGGIPIWKNKDNDYEGIESVIDKDLASALLASEIKAPLFIILTTVPKVYINYGKPDQQALDKVSLTQLKGYLKDGQFGVGSMKPKIEAAMKYLSAMDGTVIITSAECLSAALAKKDGTYIYSDLKRKQEQNNLLLDI; encoded by the coding sequence ATGAAGAAGCTGACAGTCATTGCTTTAGGCGGCAACGCCCTGCTTAAGGACAAGGAAAAGGGCACCATCCAGGAGCACGAACGCAACGCGGCCGAGACCTGCGCCCACTTCCTGCCTCTTCTCAAGGGTGACTACCAGATAGTCATCACCCACGGCAACGGCCCGCAGGTCGGCAATATCCTTATCCAGAACGAGACCGCCAAGGACCTGGTGCCCCAGATGCCCCTGGACGTGTGCGTGGCCGATTCCGAAGGCAGTATCGGCTATATCCTCCAGCAGGCGCTCCTAAACCAGCTCCGCAAGCACGACATCAAGCGCTATGTGGTGACTATGATAACCCAGGTGGTGGTGGACAGCAAAGATCCGGCATTTAGTAACCCAACCAAGCCCATTGGCCCGTTCTACAAAAAGGAAGAAGCCGAACGGCTTAAGGCTGACAAAAAATGGGTCATGTCTGAGGATTCCGGCCGGGGTTGGCGCCGGATGGTGCCTTCGCCCCAGCCCACCCGGATAATCCAGCAACAGATGATAAAAGAGCTGGTCAAGGAAGGGCATATCGTCGTGGCCGTAGGCGGCGGCGGCATACCCATCTGGAAGAACAAGGACAACGATTATGAAGGCATCGAATCGGTCATAGACAAAGACCTGGCCTCGGCACTGCTGGCCAGCGAAATCAAAGCCCCATTATTCATCATCCTGACCACCGTGCCCAAGGTCTATATAAACTACGGCAAGCCCGACCAGCAGGCGCTGGATAAGGTATCGCTCACCCAGCTCAAAGGCTACCTCAAAGACGGCCAGTTCGGGGTGGGCAGTATGAAGCCCAAGATAGAAGCGGCTATGAAGTATCTGTCCGCTATGGACGGCACGGTTATCATCACCTCGGCCGAATGCTTGTCCGCGGCGCTGGCCAAGAAAGACGGCACATACATCTATTCCGACCTCAAACGCAAACAGGAGCAAAACAACCTGTTGCTGGATATCTGA
- a CDS encoding AbiV family abortive infection protein, giving the protein MLSKTNKTNCKQSKSIKIKNDNFYKSSVICLSNANRLILNAELLKHDIDTFPTSYALVFLAQEETAKAFLLYLIYSDALPWNQYIRRSLKDHTCKQLWFIVLDALDPDIDEFLAKLKESDSFGIDAFIAKVGDMLNWYRYAKINTWEQGHCDWDESPYNENVKQIVNGKWDKRKQDALYVKIGKHGEVVSTPSAIKQEDVLRAIKTANRFHRFVTDIIKKTKNKGNDIYLNWLKQALKYIFTPAVKTGKVATNVIPGVEFYEIRQPTVQVSKKK; this is encoded by the coding sequence ATGCTAAGCAAAACAAATAAAACTAATTGCAAACAATCAAAAAGCATAAAAATAAAAAATGACAACTTTTATAAAAGTTCTGTCATATGCCTTTCAAATGCAAATAGGTTGATATTGAATGCTGAATTACTTAAGCATGATATTGATACCTTCCCAACTTCTTATGCTTTGGTCTTTTTGGCACAAGAAGAAACTGCAAAAGCTTTTTTACTTTACTTGATTTACTCTGACGCATTACCATGGAATCAATATATTCGAAGGTCATTAAAAGACCATACATGTAAACAGTTATGGTTTATTGTATTAGATGCGCTAGATCCCGACATTGATGAGTTTTTGGCAAAACTGAAAGAGTCAGATTCTTTTGGTATAGACGCTTTTATAGCTAAAGTAGGTGACATGCTAAACTGGTATCGATACGCCAAAATCAATACATGGGAGCAGGGGCACTGCGATTGGGATGAGTCACCTTACAATGAAAATGTTAAGCAAATAGTTAACGGCAAGTGGGATAAAAGGAAACAAGATGCTCTATATGTTAAAATCGGCAAGCATGGAGAAGTTGTTTCCACTCCAAGTGCAATAAAACAAGAAGATGTTTTACGGGCAATCAAAACCGCTAACAGATTTCATAGGTTTGTTACCGATATTATCAAAAAAACTAAAAATAAAGGCAATGATATATATCTAAACTGGTTAAAACAAGCACTAAAATATATATTTACGCCAGCAGTTAAAACTGGGAAAGTGGCTACAAATGTTATACCGGGAGTTGAATTTTACGAGATAAGACAACCAACCGTTCAAGTTTCTAAGAAAAAATAG
- a CDS encoding DUF6485 family protein, whose product MECSNYKANLSKCNCSYPGCDRKGHCCECLAYHRANDELPACFFPNSVEKTYDRSARKFAEITRK is encoded by the coding sequence ATGGAATGTTCAAACTACAAAGCCAACCTATCGAAATGCAACTGTTCCTATCCGGGCTGTGACCGAAAGGGACATTGCTGCGAGTGCCTGGCGTATCACCGAGCCAATGATGAGCTGCCGGCCTGCTTTTTCCCCAACAGCGTCGAAAAAACTTATGACCGCTCGGCCCGCAAATTCGCGGAGATTACCAGGAAATAA
- a CDS encoding proline--tRNA ligase, with protein sequence MRWTQTLIPTLKEDPADAEAVSHKLMVRAGLIRKLSAGTYIYLPLGIKALNKAANIVREEMNRAGAVEILMPALQPPELWERTGRLKTMADIIFQFNDKSGKPCMLGPTHEEIVTFLAANEINSYRQLPINLYQIQTKFRDELRPRSGVIRSKEFLMKDAYSFDADEQGLDKNYQAMYQAYRRIFDRAGLNYVCIEGDSGAMGGNFSQEFMTPSPVGEDIFVQCAKCGYAATLTLVPCGVSHRGAEVTEKSDLGGLCALRGSVANEIKEVVTPGTTTIEAVGQLLKVGPDQMVKTMICTAGDKTIAVLLRGDHELNLSKLSRLLKEPNTNLADEKTIEKVTGGPIGFSGPVGLKSIDIIADYAVMEMSNFVTGANKKDMHLVNTNIDRDFKPDKVADVRLVTDKDFCPKCRGGIQIKNGLEIGHIFKLGTKYSNILGAMYLDEKGVRQPMIMGCYGIGINRIVAALIEGSSDANGIIWSKELAPYRVLIISIKLDDPVIRAKSEQLYKELSSTMGDEVLWDDRDISPGIKFKDADLLGIPVIVTIGKSTVKDNTVDIKLRKDNVKKAVPFEQAAAEIGKLV encoded by the coding sequence ATGCGTTGGACACAAACTTTAATACCGACTCTCAAGGAGGACCCAGCCGATGCCGAAGCCGTCAGCCACAAGCTGATGGTGCGGGCCGGGCTTATCCGCAAGCTTTCAGCCGGAACTTATATCTACCTGCCGCTGGGCATCAAGGCGCTCAATAAGGCGGCTAACATCGTTCGCGAGGAGATGAACAGGGCCGGGGCGGTGGAAATCCTGATGCCTGCTTTACAGCCGCCGGAGCTATGGGAGCGGACCGGCCGGCTTAAGACTATGGCCGATATCATATTCCAATTCAATGATAAGAGCGGCAAGCCTTGCATGCTCGGGCCGACTCACGAGGAAATCGTTACCTTTCTGGCGGCCAACGAGATTAATTCTTACCGGCAACTGCCCATAAACCTATACCAGATACAGACCAAGTTTCGCGACGAACTCCGGCCCCGTTCCGGCGTCATTCGGAGCAAGGAATTCCTGATGAAGGACGCCTACAGCTTTGATGCTGACGAGCAGGGGTTGGACAAGAATTACCAGGCGATGTATCAGGCATACCGTCGGATATTCGACCGGGCCGGGCTTAACTATGTCTGTATCGAAGGCGACAGCGGTGCTATGGGCGGTAATTTCTCTCAGGAGTTTATGACGCCTTCGCCGGTGGGCGAGGATATCTTTGTCCAATGCGCCAAATGCGGTTATGCCGCGACCCTGACGTTGGTGCCATGCGGCGTTAGCCACAGAGGCGCAGAGGTCACAGAGAAATCAGATTTAGGCGGGCTCTGTGCTCTCAGGGGCTCTGTGGCAAATGAAATCAAAGAGGTGGTTACTCCCGGCACTACCACCATTGAAGCCGTCGGCCAACTGCTCAAGGTCGGCCCGGACCAGATGGTCAAGACGATGATATGCACGGCCGGCGACAAGACAATCGCCGTTTTGTTAAGGGGCGACCACGAGCTGAACCTGTCCAAATTATCACGGCTGTTAAAAGAGCCGAACACGAACCTGGCTGATGAAAAGACCATAGAAAAGGTCACCGGCGGGCCGATAGGATTCTCCGGGCCGGTCGGGCTCAAGAGTATTGACATCATCGCCGATTACGCGGTGATGGAGATGTCCAACTTCGTCACTGGCGCCAATAAGAAGGATATGCACCTGGTTAATACTAATATAGACCGTGATTTTAAGCCGGATAAGGTTGCCGATGTCCGCCTGGTTACGGATAAAGATTTCTGCCCCAAATGCCGGGGCGGTATCCAGATTAAAAACGGATTGGAAATCGGCCATATCTTCAAGCTGGGAACCAAGTATTCCAATATATTGGGCGCGATGTATCTGGACGAGAAGGGCGTTCGCCAGCCGATGATAATGGGTTGTTACGGCATCGGCATTAACCGTATCGTTGCCGCGCTGATTGAGGGTTCGTCCGACGCCAACGGCATCATCTGGTCCAAGGAACTGGCGCCTTACCGGGTGCTGATTATTTCCATCAAACTGGACGACCCGGTCATACGCGCCAAGTCCGAGCAATTATACAAAGAGCTGTCGTCCACCATGGGCGATGAGGTGCTCTGGGACGACCGGGATATCTCGCCGGGCATCAAGTTCAAGGACGCCGACCTGCTGGGCATTCCGGTTATCGTTACCATCGGCAAGTCTACGGTCAAGGATAACACCGTTGATATTAAACTCCGCAAAGACAACGTCAAAAAGGCTGTTCCTTTCGAGCAGGCGGCTGCGGAGATTGGCAAATTAGTATAA